From one Lolium rigidum isolate FL_2022 chromosome 4, APGP_CSIRO_Lrig_0.1, whole genome shotgun sequence genomic stretch:
- the LOC124650030 gene encoding calmodulin-binding transcription activator 3-like isoform X2, whose amino-acid sequence MAAPEARRFAVVPQLDIEQILKEAQQRWLRPTEICEILKNYRNFRIAPEPPNMPPSGSLFLFDRKVLRYFRKDAHNWRKKKDGKTVKEAHERLKSGSIDVLHCYYAHGEDNGNFQRRTYWMLEEDFMHIVLVHYLETKGGKSSRARGDNDMLQAAGVDSPLSQLPSQTIEGESSLSGHASEYEEAESDIYSGGAGYNSFTQMQQHQNGVGPVIHPPIFSSYGPSSSIGTYPVLQHAMVNNTNMYSGSQDSSSVLLSDSRAGFIQNSHESHNDLSSWNEVMKSNRGFMPHLQPPVPPEVGTSAEGPAVEYLTFDEVYSDGLSLNDISAARADGESFWQFSSATGDSAMENSFAQNNGYGEAAISHPFLKTKSSNLSDILKDSFKKSDSFTRWMSNELPDVEDSQIQSSSGAYWNSEEADSIIEASSREPQDQFTVAPMLSQDQLFSIVDFSPSWTYAVSKTKVLVSGRLLNANEVTERCKWSCMFGEVEVPAEISSDGTLRCYSPPHKPGRVPFYITCSNRLACSEVREFEFRPSDSQYMDAPSPHGATNKIYFQIRLDKLLSLRQDTYQATVSNPSLEMIDLSKKISLLMKNNDDWSELLKLADDNELLTIDQQDQFAENLIKEKLHVWLLHKAGDGGKGPSVVDDEGQGVLHLAAALGYDWAIRPTVTSGVNINFRDVHGWTALHWAAFCGRERTVVALIALGAAPGALTDPTPDFPGSTPADLASANGHRGISGFLAESSLTSHLQALNLKEANMAEISGLPGIGDVTDRSSSQPAIGDSLSAVRNAAQAAARIYQFNRIQSFQRKQAVQYEDDKSGISDERALPLMSVKSSRPGKLDPLHAAASRIQNKYRGWKGRKEFLLIRQRIVKIQAHVRGHQVRKHYRKIIWSVGIVEKVILRWRRRGAGLRGFRSSEGAMESSSGGTSTNLVTHKPAGDDYDFLQEGRKQTDDRLQKALARVKSMAQYPEARDQYQRILTVVSKMQESQATQEKMLEDAAEMDEGSFMSEFKELWDDGTPAPGYF is encoded by the exons ATGGCGGCACCGGAGGCGCGCCGCTTCGCGGTCGTGCCGCAGCTAG ATATTGAGCAGATACTGAAGGAGGCACAACAAAGATGGCTGCGCCCTACTGAAATTTGTGAAATACTTAAAAACTACAGAAATTTTCGTATCGCCCCAGAACCACCAAATATGCCTCCAA GTGGCTCACTTTTTCTGTTTGATCGGAAAGTATTGAGATACTTCAGGAAGGATGCTCATAATTGGAGGAAGAAAAAAGATGGAAAGACTGTCAAAGAAGCGCATGAAAGATTGAAA TCTGGAAGTATTGATGTGCTCCACTGCTATTATGCGCATGGGGAAGACAATGGGAATTTCCAAAGGAGAACTTACTGGATGTTGGAAGA ggatttcatgcACATTGTCCTCGTACATTATCTTGAGACCAAG GGTGGTAAGTCATCTCGAGCTAGGGGGGATAATGACATGCTTCAAGCAGCTGGTGTGGATAGTCCATTAAGTCAGTTACCTTCTCAAACTATTGAGGGTGAAAGCTCACTCAGTGGACATGCCTCTGAATATGAAGAAGCAGAATCAG ATATTTATTCAGGAGGAGCCGGATACAACTCTTTCACTCAGATGCAGCAGCATCAAAATGGAGTTGGACCAGTGATTCATCCTCCTATTTTCAGCTCTTATGGTCCTTCTTCATCTATAG GTACTTATCCAGTACTGCAGCATGCTATGGTGAACAATACAAATATGTATTCTGGCAGTCAAGATAGTTCCTCTGTTCTTCTGAGTGATTCAAGAGCTGGATTTATACAGAATAGCCATGAAAGTCACAATGATCTTTCATCATGGAATGAGGTTATGAAATCGAATAGAGGATTTATGCCACATCTGCAACCTCCTGTTCCTCCTGAGGTTGGCACTTCTGCAGAAGGCCCAGCAGTAGAGTATTTGACATTTGATGAAGTATATTCGGATGGACTTAGTCTCAATGATATTAGTGCTGCACGTGCTGACGGAGAATCATTCTGGCAG TTCTCCAGTGCTACTGGCGATTCTGCAATGGAGAACAGTTTTGCACAAAATAATGGATATGGGGAGGCAGCCATCAGCCACCCTTTTTTGAAGACTAAATCATCCAATTTATCTGATATCCTAAAAGATAGCTTTAAGAAATCTGACAGTTTTACAAGATGGATGAGCAACGAGCTTCCTGATGTGGAGGATTCCCAAATTCAGTCTAGCTCTGGGGCGTACTGGAACTCTGAAGAGGCAGATAGTATCATCGAAGCATCAAGCCGTGAGCCACAGGATCAGTTTACTGTGGCACCAATGCTTTCACAAGACCAGCTCTTTAGTATAGTTGATTTTTCACCAAGCTGGACATATGCAGTCTCAAAGACTAAG GTTTTAGTTAGTGGGAGATTATTAAATGCCAACGAAGTGACTGAAAGATGCAAGTGGTCATGTAtgtttggagaagttgaagttccAGCAGAGATTTCATCAGATGGGACTCTACGTTGTTattctcctccacacaaacctggTAGAGTCCCTTTCTATATCACCTGTTCCAACAGGTTGGCCTGCAGTGAAGTACGTGAGTTTGAATTTCGACCAAGTGACTCTCAGTACATGGATGCTCCTAGTCCACATGGTGCAACAAACAAAATTTATTTCCAGATACGCCTTGATAAACTATTGTCCCTCAGGCAAGACACATACCAAGCAACTGTATCTAACCCCAGTCTGGAGATGATTGATTTGAGTAAGAAGATAAGTTTGCTGATGAAAAACAATGATGATTGGTCGGAGTTACTAAAGCTTGCTGATGATAATGAGCTGCTTACAATTGATCAGCAGGATCAGTTTGCTGAAAACTTGATCAAGGAAAAACTGCATGTCTGGCTTCTTCATAAAGCAGGTGATGGTGGAAAGGGACCAAGCGTAGTAGATGATGAGGGACAGGGCGTACTTCACCTAGCAGCTGCCCTTGGGTACGACTGGGCTATTAGACCAACTGTTACTTCCGGTGTGAACATCAATTTCAGAGATGTCCATGGATGGACTGCACTCCATTGGGCTGCATTCTGCGGCAG AGAGCGGACTGTTGTCGCACTTATTGCGCTGGGAGCAGCTCCTGGAGCTTTGACAGACCCAACTCCCGATTTCCCTGGAAGCACACCAGCAGATCTGGCATCTGCTAATGGACACAGGGGAATTTCTGGTTTCCTGGCAGAGTCTTCTCTGACTAGCCATCTTCAGGCCCTCAACCTGAAGGAAGCCAATATGGCTGAAATATCTGGCCTACCTGGCATTGGAGATGTTACTGACAGAAGTTCTTCTCAGCCTGCAATTGGAGATTCCTTAAGTGCTGTTCGTAATGCTGCTCAAGCTGCTGCTCGGATATATCAATTTAATAGAATACAATCCTTCCAAAGAAAGCAAGCTGTTCAATACGAGGATGACAAAAGTGGAATATCAGATGAGCGTGCACTTCCGCTCATGTCTGTCAAGTCATCCAGACCAGGGAAGCTTGATCCCCTGCATGCTGCTGCATCTCGTATACAAAATAAGTACAGGGGATGGAAGGGGAGAAAGGAGTTTCTTCTTATTAGGCAGCGGATTGTAAAGATCCAG GCTCATGTGCGTGGCCACCAAGTGAGGAAGCATTATCGGAAGATAATTTGGTCTGTTGGGATAGTGGAGAAAGTTATATTACGCTGGAGGCGCAGAGGGGCTGGGTTGCGTGGGTTTCGGTCTTCCGAAGGTGCCATGGAGAGCAGCAGTGGTGGAACAAGTACCAATTTGGTCACGCATAAACCTGCTGGGGATGACTATGATTTCTTGCAAGAAGGACGAAAGCAAACTGACGACAGACTGCAGAAAGCTCTTGCCAGAGTCAAGTCCATGGCTCAGTACCCAGAAGCAAGAGATCAGTATCAGAGGATTTTGACTGTTGTATCAAAAATGCAAGAGTCCCAG GCCACTCAAGAAAAGATGCTCGAGGACGCAGCAGAGATGGACGAAGGCTCTTTCATGAGTGAATTCAAGGAGCTGTGGGATGATGGTACACCTGCCCCTGGCTATTTCTAG
- the LOC124650030 gene encoding calmodulin-binding transcription activator 3-like isoform X1, which produces MAAPEARRFAVVPQLDIEQILKEAQQRWLRPTEICEILKNYRNFRIAPEPPNMPPSGSLFLFDRKVLRYFRKDAHNWRKKKDGKTVKEAHERLKSGSIDVLHCYYAHGEDNGNFQRRTYWMLEEDFMHIVLVHYLETKGGKSSRARGDNDMLQAAGVDSPLSQLPSQTIEGESSLSGHASEYEEAESADIYSGGAGYNSFTQMQQHQNGVGPVIHPPIFSSYGPSSSIGTYPVLQHAMVNNTNMYSGSQDSSSVLLSDSRAGFIQNSHESHNDLSSWNEVMKSNRGFMPHLQPPVPPEVGTSAEGPAVEYLTFDEVYSDGLSLNDISAARADGESFWQFSSATGDSAMENSFAQNNGYGEAAISHPFLKTKSSNLSDILKDSFKKSDSFTRWMSNELPDVEDSQIQSSSGAYWNSEEADSIIEASSREPQDQFTVAPMLSQDQLFSIVDFSPSWTYAVSKTKVLVSGRLLNANEVTERCKWSCMFGEVEVPAEISSDGTLRCYSPPHKPGRVPFYITCSNRLACSEVREFEFRPSDSQYMDAPSPHGATNKIYFQIRLDKLLSLRQDTYQATVSNPSLEMIDLSKKISLLMKNNDDWSELLKLADDNELLTIDQQDQFAENLIKEKLHVWLLHKAGDGGKGPSVVDDEGQGVLHLAAALGYDWAIRPTVTSGVNINFRDVHGWTALHWAAFCGRERTVVALIALGAAPGALTDPTPDFPGSTPADLASANGHRGISGFLAESSLTSHLQALNLKEANMAEISGLPGIGDVTDRSSSQPAIGDSLSAVRNAAQAAARIYQFNRIQSFQRKQAVQYEDDKSGISDERALPLMSVKSSRPGKLDPLHAAASRIQNKYRGWKGRKEFLLIRQRIVKIQAHVRGHQVRKHYRKIIWSVGIVEKVILRWRRRGAGLRGFRSSEGAMESSSGGTSTNLVTHKPAGDDYDFLQEGRKQTDDRLQKALARVKSMAQYPEARDQYQRILTVVSKMQESQATQEKMLEDAAEMDEGSFMSEFKELWDDGTPAPGYF; this is translated from the exons ATGGCGGCACCGGAGGCGCGCCGCTTCGCGGTCGTGCCGCAGCTAG ATATTGAGCAGATACTGAAGGAGGCACAACAAAGATGGCTGCGCCCTACTGAAATTTGTGAAATACTTAAAAACTACAGAAATTTTCGTATCGCCCCAGAACCACCAAATATGCCTCCAA GTGGCTCACTTTTTCTGTTTGATCGGAAAGTATTGAGATACTTCAGGAAGGATGCTCATAATTGGAGGAAGAAAAAAGATGGAAAGACTGTCAAAGAAGCGCATGAAAGATTGAAA TCTGGAAGTATTGATGTGCTCCACTGCTATTATGCGCATGGGGAAGACAATGGGAATTTCCAAAGGAGAACTTACTGGATGTTGGAAGA ggatttcatgcACATTGTCCTCGTACATTATCTTGAGACCAAG GGTGGTAAGTCATCTCGAGCTAGGGGGGATAATGACATGCTTCAAGCAGCTGGTGTGGATAGTCCATTAAGTCAGTTACCTTCTCAAACTATTGAGGGTGAAAGCTCACTCAGTGGACATGCCTCTGAATATGAAGAAGCAGAATCAG CAGATATTTATTCAGGAGGAGCCGGATACAACTCTTTCACTCAGATGCAGCAGCATCAAAATGGAGTTGGACCAGTGATTCATCCTCCTATTTTCAGCTCTTATGGTCCTTCTTCATCTATAG GTACTTATCCAGTACTGCAGCATGCTATGGTGAACAATACAAATATGTATTCTGGCAGTCAAGATAGTTCCTCTGTTCTTCTGAGTGATTCAAGAGCTGGATTTATACAGAATAGCCATGAAAGTCACAATGATCTTTCATCATGGAATGAGGTTATGAAATCGAATAGAGGATTTATGCCACATCTGCAACCTCCTGTTCCTCCTGAGGTTGGCACTTCTGCAGAAGGCCCAGCAGTAGAGTATTTGACATTTGATGAAGTATATTCGGATGGACTTAGTCTCAATGATATTAGTGCTGCACGTGCTGACGGAGAATCATTCTGGCAG TTCTCCAGTGCTACTGGCGATTCTGCAATGGAGAACAGTTTTGCACAAAATAATGGATATGGGGAGGCAGCCATCAGCCACCCTTTTTTGAAGACTAAATCATCCAATTTATCTGATATCCTAAAAGATAGCTTTAAGAAATCTGACAGTTTTACAAGATGGATGAGCAACGAGCTTCCTGATGTGGAGGATTCCCAAATTCAGTCTAGCTCTGGGGCGTACTGGAACTCTGAAGAGGCAGATAGTATCATCGAAGCATCAAGCCGTGAGCCACAGGATCAGTTTACTGTGGCACCAATGCTTTCACAAGACCAGCTCTTTAGTATAGTTGATTTTTCACCAAGCTGGACATATGCAGTCTCAAAGACTAAG GTTTTAGTTAGTGGGAGATTATTAAATGCCAACGAAGTGACTGAAAGATGCAAGTGGTCATGTAtgtttggagaagttgaagttccAGCAGAGATTTCATCAGATGGGACTCTACGTTGTTattctcctccacacaaacctggTAGAGTCCCTTTCTATATCACCTGTTCCAACAGGTTGGCCTGCAGTGAAGTACGTGAGTTTGAATTTCGACCAAGTGACTCTCAGTACATGGATGCTCCTAGTCCACATGGTGCAACAAACAAAATTTATTTCCAGATACGCCTTGATAAACTATTGTCCCTCAGGCAAGACACATACCAAGCAACTGTATCTAACCCCAGTCTGGAGATGATTGATTTGAGTAAGAAGATAAGTTTGCTGATGAAAAACAATGATGATTGGTCGGAGTTACTAAAGCTTGCTGATGATAATGAGCTGCTTACAATTGATCAGCAGGATCAGTTTGCTGAAAACTTGATCAAGGAAAAACTGCATGTCTGGCTTCTTCATAAAGCAGGTGATGGTGGAAAGGGACCAAGCGTAGTAGATGATGAGGGACAGGGCGTACTTCACCTAGCAGCTGCCCTTGGGTACGACTGGGCTATTAGACCAACTGTTACTTCCGGTGTGAACATCAATTTCAGAGATGTCCATGGATGGACTGCACTCCATTGGGCTGCATTCTGCGGCAG AGAGCGGACTGTTGTCGCACTTATTGCGCTGGGAGCAGCTCCTGGAGCTTTGACAGACCCAACTCCCGATTTCCCTGGAAGCACACCAGCAGATCTGGCATCTGCTAATGGACACAGGGGAATTTCTGGTTTCCTGGCAGAGTCTTCTCTGACTAGCCATCTTCAGGCCCTCAACCTGAAGGAAGCCAATATGGCTGAAATATCTGGCCTACCTGGCATTGGAGATGTTACTGACAGAAGTTCTTCTCAGCCTGCAATTGGAGATTCCTTAAGTGCTGTTCGTAATGCTGCTCAAGCTGCTGCTCGGATATATCAATTTAATAGAATACAATCCTTCCAAAGAAAGCAAGCTGTTCAATACGAGGATGACAAAAGTGGAATATCAGATGAGCGTGCACTTCCGCTCATGTCTGTCAAGTCATCCAGACCAGGGAAGCTTGATCCCCTGCATGCTGCTGCATCTCGTATACAAAATAAGTACAGGGGATGGAAGGGGAGAAAGGAGTTTCTTCTTATTAGGCAGCGGATTGTAAAGATCCAG GCTCATGTGCGTGGCCACCAAGTGAGGAAGCATTATCGGAAGATAATTTGGTCTGTTGGGATAGTGGAGAAAGTTATATTACGCTGGAGGCGCAGAGGGGCTGGGTTGCGTGGGTTTCGGTCTTCCGAAGGTGCCATGGAGAGCAGCAGTGGTGGAACAAGTACCAATTTGGTCACGCATAAACCTGCTGGGGATGACTATGATTTCTTGCAAGAAGGACGAAAGCAAACTGACGACAGACTGCAGAAAGCTCTTGCCAGAGTCAAGTCCATGGCTCAGTACCCAGAAGCAAGAGATCAGTATCAGAGGATTTTGACTGTTGTATCAAAAATGCAAGAGTCCCAG GCCACTCAAGAAAAGATGCTCGAGGACGCAGCAGAGATGGACGAAGGCTCTTTCATGAGTGAATTCAAGGAGCTGTGGGATGATGGTACACCTGCCCCTGGCTATTTCTAG
- the LOC124650030 gene encoding calmodulin-binding transcription activator 3-like isoform X3, producing the protein MKDRGGSLFLFDRKVLRYFRKDAHNWRKKKDGKTVKEAHERLKSGSIDVLHCYYAHGEDNGNFQRRTYWMLEEDFMHIVLVHYLETKGGKSSRARGDNDMLQAAGVDSPLSQLPSQTIEGESSLSGHASEYEEAESADIYSGGAGYNSFTQMQQHQNGVGPVIHPPIFSSYGPSSSIGTYPVLQHAMVNNTNMYSGSQDSSSVLLSDSRAGFIQNSHESHNDLSSWNEVMKSNRGFMPHLQPPVPPEVGTSAEGPAVEYLTFDEVYSDGLSLNDISAARADGESFWQFSSATGDSAMENSFAQNNGYGEAAISHPFLKTKSSNLSDILKDSFKKSDSFTRWMSNELPDVEDSQIQSSSGAYWNSEEADSIIEASSREPQDQFTVAPMLSQDQLFSIVDFSPSWTYAVSKTKVLVSGRLLNANEVTERCKWSCMFGEVEVPAEISSDGTLRCYSPPHKPGRVPFYITCSNRLACSEVREFEFRPSDSQYMDAPSPHGATNKIYFQIRLDKLLSLRQDTYQATVSNPSLEMIDLSKKISLLMKNNDDWSELLKLADDNELLTIDQQDQFAENLIKEKLHVWLLHKAGDGGKGPSVVDDEGQGVLHLAAALGYDWAIRPTVTSGVNINFRDVHGWTALHWAAFCGRERTVVALIALGAAPGALTDPTPDFPGSTPADLASANGHRGISGFLAESSLTSHLQALNLKEANMAEISGLPGIGDVTDRSSSQPAIGDSLSAVRNAAQAAARIYQFNRIQSFQRKQAVQYEDDKSGISDERALPLMSVKSSRPGKLDPLHAAASRIQNKYRGWKGRKEFLLIRQRIVKIQAHVRGHQVRKHYRKIIWSVGIVEKVILRWRRRGAGLRGFRSSEGAMESSSGGTSTNLVTHKPAGDDYDFLQEGRKQTDDRLQKALARVKSMAQYPEARDQYQRILTVVSKMQESQATQEKMLEDAAEMDEGSFMSEFKELWDDGTPAPGYF; encoded by the exons ATGAAAGATAGAG GTGGCTCACTTTTTCTGTTTGATCGGAAAGTATTGAGATACTTCAGGAAGGATGCTCATAATTGGAGGAAGAAAAAAGATGGAAAGACTGTCAAAGAAGCGCATGAAAGATTGAAA TCTGGAAGTATTGATGTGCTCCACTGCTATTATGCGCATGGGGAAGACAATGGGAATTTCCAAAGGAGAACTTACTGGATGTTGGAAGA ggatttcatgcACATTGTCCTCGTACATTATCTTGAGACCAAG GGTGGTAAGTCATCTCGAGCTAGGGGGGATAATGACATGCTTCAAGCAGCTGGTGTGGATAGTCCATTAAGTCAGTTACCTTCTCAAACTATTGAGGGTGAAAGCTCACTCAGTGGACATGCCTCTGAATATGAAGAAGCAGAATCAG CAGATATTTATTCAGGAGGAGCCGGATACAACTCTTTCACTCAGATGCAGCAGCATCAAAATGGAGTTGGACCAGTGATTCATCCTCCTATTTTCAGCTCTTATGGTCCTTCTTCATCTATAG GTACTTATCCAGTACTGCAGCATGCTATGGTGAACAATACAAATATGTATTCTGGCAGTCAAGATAGTTCCTCTGTTCTTCTGAGTGATTCAAGAGCTGGATTTATACAGAATAGCCATGAAAGTCACAATGATCTTTCATCATGGAATGAGGTTATGAAATCGAATAGAGGATTTATGCCACATCTGCAACCTCCTGTTCCTCCTGAGGTTGGCACTTCTGCAGAAGGCCCAGCAGTAGAGTATTTGACATTTGATGAAGTATATTCGGATGGACTTAGTCTCAATGATATTAGTGCTGCACGTGCTGACGGAGAATCATTCTGGCAG TTCTCCAGTGCTACTGGCGATTCTGCAATGGAGAACAGTTTTGCACAAAATAATGGATATGGGGAGGCAGCCATCAGCCACCCTTTTTTGAAGACTAAATCATCCAATTTATCTGATATCCTAAAAGATAGCTTTAAGAAATCTGACAGTTTTACAAGATGGATGAGCAACGAGCTTCCTGATGTGGAGGATTCCCAAATTCAGTCTAGCTCTGGGGCGTACTGGAACTCTGAAGAGGCAGATAGTATCATCGAAGCATCAAGCCGTGAGCCACAGGATCAGTTTACTGTGGCACCAATGCTTTCACAAGACCAGCTCTTTAGTATAGTTGATTTTTCACCAAGCTGGACATATGCAGTCTCAAAGACTAAG GTTTTAGTTAGTGGGAGATTATTAAATGCCAACGAAGTGACTGAAAGATGCAAGTGGTCATGTAtgtttggagaagttgaagttccAGCAGAGATTTCATCAGATGGGACTCTACGTTGTTattctcctccacacaaacctggTAGAGTCCCTTTCTATATCACCTGTTCCAACAGGTTGGCCTGCAGTGAAGTACGTGAGTTTGAATTTCGACCAAGTGACTCTCAGTACATGGATGCTCCTAGTCCACATGGTGCAACAAACAAAATTTATTTCCAGATACGCCTTGATAAACTATTGTCCCTCAGGCAAGACACATACCAAGCAACTGTATCTAACCCCAGTCTGGAGATGATTGATTTGAGTAAGAAGATAAGTTTGCTGATGAAAAACAATGATGATTGGTCGGAGTTACTAAAGCTTGCTGATGATAATGAGCTGCTTACAATTGATCAGCAGGATCAGTTTGCTGAAAACTTGATCAAGGAAAAACTGCATGTCTGGCTTCTTCATAAAGCAGGTGATGGTGGAAAGGGACCAAGCGTAGTAGATGATGAGGGACAGGGCGTACTTCACCTAGCAGCTGCCCTTGGGTACGACTGGGCTATTAGACCAACTGTTACTTCCGGTGTGAACATCAATTTCAGAGATGTCCATGGATGGACTGCACTCCATTGGGCTGCATTCTGCGGCAG AGAGCGGACTGTTGTCGCACTTATTGCGCTGGGAGCAGCTCCTGGAGCTTTGACAGACCCAACTCCCGATTTCCCTGGAAGCACACCAGCAGATCTGGCATCTGCTAATGGACACAGGGGAATTTCTGGTTTCCTGGCAGAGTCTTCTCTGACTAGCCATCTTCAGGCCCTCAACCTGAAGGAAGCCAATATGGCTGAAATATCTGGCCTACCTGGCATTGGAGATGTTACTGACAGAAGTTCTTCTCAGCCTGCAATTGGAGATTCCTTAAGTGCTGTTCGTAATGCTGCTCAAGCTGCTGCTCGGATATATCAATTTAATAGAATACAATCCTTCCAAAGAAAGCAAGCTGTTCAATACGAGGATGACAAAAGTGGAATATCAGATGAGCGTGCACTTCCGCTCATGTCTGTCAAGTCATCCAGACCAGGGAAGCTTGATCCCCTGCATGCTGCTGCATCTCGTATACAAAATAAGTACAGGGGATGGAAGGGGAGAAAGGAGTTTCTTCTTATTAGGCAGCGGATTGTAAAGATCCAG GCTCATGTGCGTGGCCACCAAGTGAGGAAGCATTATCGGAAGATAATTTGGTCTGTTGGGATAGTGGAGAAAGTTATATTACGCTGGAGGCGCAGAGGGGCTGGGTTGCGTGGGTTTCGGTCTTCCGAAGGTGCCATGGAGAGCAGCAGTGGTGGAACAAGTACCAATTTGGTCACGCATAAACCTGCTGGGGATGACTATGATTTCTTGCAAGAAGGACGAAAGCAAACTGACGACAGACTGCAGAAAGCTCTTGCCAGAGTCAAGTCCATGGCTCAGTACCCAGAAGCAAGAGATCAGTATCAGAGGATTTTGACTGTTGTATCAAAAATGCAAGAGTCCCAG GCCACTCAAGAAAAGATGCTCGAGGACGCAGCAGAGATGGACGAAGGCTCTTTCATGAGTGAATTCAAGGAGCTGTGGGATGATGGTACACCTGCCCCTGGCTATTTCTAG